In Gammaproteobacteria bacterium, a single window of DNA contains:
- a CDS encoding Smr/MutS family endonuclease produces the protein MSKKPSQNSSKTDTTDQNKDEQELFQQAMEGVKPLVHDKVAPYRGKIRPKSPLQATAAAISTGFTHAEYAPPTRPDEIIHYADSSVQPRKLKQLKQGQLQCEAILDLHGTNIDAAAHQLTEFLIHCSEQGYRCVTVIHGRGHRSENNQPVLKQQVNHWLRSDQRILAFHSAMPKDGDTGALYVLLRKSG, from the coding sequence ATGAGTAAAAAACCCAGTCAAAATTCATCGAAAACGGACACTACCGACCAAAACAAGGATGAACAAGAATTGTTTCAGCAAGCCATGGAGGGCGTAAAACCCCTGGTTCATGACAAAGTTGCACCGTATCGCGGCAAAATCCGACCAAAAAGTCCACTGCAGGCCACGGCCGCCGCAATATCAACGGGTTTTACCCATGCAGAATACGCTCCACCGACCCGGCCTGATGAAATCATTCACTACGCTGACAGCAGCGTACAACCGAGGAAGCTGAAACAACTCAAGCAGGGACAGCTACAGTGCGAAGCAATTTTGGATTTACACGGCACCAACATCGATGCCGCCGCACATCAATTAACCGAGTTCCTGATCCATTGCAGTGAACAGGGTTACCGTTGCGTGACAGTGATCCATGGCCGTGGTCACCGCTCCGAAAATAATCAACCGGTTCTAAAACAGCAGGTTAACCACTGGCTTCGCTCCGATCAACGCATTCTGGCCTTCCATTCCGCCATGCCTAAAGACGGAGATACGGGGGCACTGTATGTGTTATTGCGCAAGAGCGGTTGA
- a CDS encoding protein-L-isoaspartate(D-aspartate) O-methyltransferase: MSTNTRHRGIGMTSQRTRERLVKRLHQQGISHPEVLDVIRTLPRHIFVDEALASRSYEDTALPIGYSQTISQPYVVAKMTQELLESGPVNKVLEVGTGSGYQAAVLAKLVSQVFTVERIRPLLNAARQRFSELRLYNIKSDYSDGSWGWDEHAPFDAIIATAAPADIPQALLEQLVDGGRLIAPVGTAGSQELLLVTRSNSGFETRLLEKVSFVPMLEGIQ, encoded by the coding sequence ATGAGTACGAATACACGTCACCGCGGAATTGGTATGACATCGCAGCGCACGCGCGAACGCTTGGTAAAACGTCTGCATCAACAAGGTATCAGCCACCCGGAGGTGCTTGATGTGATTCGTACATTACCACGGCATATTTTTGTAGATGAGGCTTTGGCCAGCCGCTCTTACGAAGATACTGCATTGCCAATCGGATACAGTCAAACTATTTCCCAGCCTTATGTGGTTGCAAAAATGACCCAAGAACTATTGGAGTCTGGGCCTGTCAACAAAGTGTTGGAAGTGGGTACGGGATCCGGATATCAAGCTGCTGTATTGGCCAAGTTGGTCAGCCAGGTGTTTACGGTAGAACGGATTCGACCATTGCTCAACGCGGCCAGACAGCGGTTTTCCGAATTACGGCTGTATAACATAAAAAGCGACTATTCTGACGGTAGCTGGGGCTGGGATGAACATGCCCCTTTTGATGCCATCATTGCAACTGCCGCGCCGGCAGACATTCCCCAGGCATTGTTGGAACAATTAGTGGACGGGGGGCGTTTAATTGCACCGGTGGGAACAGCGGGAAGTCAGGAACTGTTGTTGGTTACACGGAGCAACTCGGGTTTTGAAACCCGCTTGTTGGAAAAAGTCAGTTTTGTTCCCATGTTGGAAGGAATTCAATGA
- the ftsB gene encoding cell division protein FtsB, giving the protein MKALITILVLLLAVLQFKLWFGDGNLREVWLLRDAIEAQKVENQELRRRNAALEAEVQDLKKGLEAVEERARSELGMIKKDETFFQVIERGSSTTPVPGRK; this is encoded by the coding sequence ATGAAAGCACTCATCACCATACTGGTATTGCTACTGGCCGTTTTGCAATTCAAGTTATGGTTTGGGGATGGCAACCTGCGGGAAGTGTGGCTATTGCGTGACGCCATAGAGGCGCAAAAAGTGGAGAATCAGGAATTGCGCAGACGCAATGCGGCTTTGGAAGCTGAAGTACAGGATTTGAAAAAGGGCTTGGAAGCCGTGGAAGAGCGTGCCCGCAGTGAGTTGGGTATGATTAAAAAGGACGAAACTTTTTTTCAAGTGATTGAACGGGGTTCTTCCACCACACCTGTTCCTGGACGTAAATAA
- a CDS encoding VanZ family protein, protein MELRLRKIWLGLGIALVATIIFLSLSSNPPKIIHFQFGDKVGHFLAYLTLMAWFGQLYFKRVSLLILALLFVSMGIGLEILQGMSGRRFFEIADMAANTIGVLVGWWLSENILSGLFAKVEARIVFRQ, encoded by the coding sequence GTGGAATTGCGATTACGAAAAATTTGGCTGGGTTTGGGTATCGCCTTGGTAGCGACGATTATTTTTCTTAGTCTCAGCTCCAACCCACCCAAGATTATCCATTTCCAATTCGGGGACAAAGTGGGTCATTTCCTGGCTTACTTGACCCTCATGGCTTGGTTTGGGCAATTGTATTTCAAACGCGTGTCTCTATTGATATTGGCCCTGCTGTTTGTTTCCATGGGAATCGGTTTGGAGATTCTGCAAGGTATGAGTGGACGCCGTTTTTTCGAGATCGCCGACATGGCGGCGAACACCATCGGTGTATTGGTGGGGTGGTGGTTAAGTGAAAATATTTTAAGCGGTTTGTTCGCCAAAGTGGAAGCTCGGATTGTTTTTAGACAGTAA
- the surE gene encoding 5'/3'-nucleotidase SurE gives MRILISNDDGYQAPGIQCLAQALQSVAQITVVAPDRNRSGASNSLSLDSPIRATTITDNIVAVDGTPTDCVHLAITGLLEHEPDMVISGINAGANMGDDVLYSGTVAAAMEGRFLGLPALAVSLSGEKFQHFDTAAKVVLHLLKSLNRQKLAADTILNINVPDIPWEKLKGIEATRLGRRHKSEPVIKQLDPRGRPVYWVGPVGAEEDAGPGTDFYAVNHHIASVTPIKVDLTQYDTIETVSRWLEENKLTL, from the coding sequence ATGCGAATATTAATTAGCAATGATGACGGTTACCAGGCCCCCGGAATCCAATGTCTGGCGCAAGCGTTGCAGTCGGTGGCTCAAATCACAGTCGTCGCACCCGACCGCAATCGCAGCGGAGCCAGTAACTCTCTTAGCCTTGATAGTCCCATACGTGCTACCACCATAACGGATAATATCGTGGCTGTGGACGGAACCCCTACAGACTGTGTGCATTTGGCTATTACCGGTTTGTTAGAACACGAACCGGATATGGTGATTTCGGGTATTAATGCCGGTGCCAATATGGGGGATGATGTACTTTATTCCGGTACCGTTGCCGCGGCCATGGAAGGTCGATTTCTGGGTTTACCAGCATTGGCTGTATCCCTAAGCGGGGAAAAATTTCAACATTTCGATACGGCGGCGAAGGTCGTATTGCATTTACTGAAAAGCCTAAACCGACAGAAACTGGCGGCAGATACCATTCTCAATATCAATGTACCTGATATTCCCTGGGAAAAACTTAAAGGAATTGAAGCCACGCGTCTGGGGCGACGCCACAAGTCTGAACCGGTCATAAAACAACTGGACCCCAGAGGCCGCCCCGTATATTGGGTCGGGCCCGTGGGCGCGGAGGAAGACGCCGGTCCGGGAACGGATTTTTATGCAGTGAATCATCATATCGCTTCGGTAACCCCGATCAAAGTGGACCTGACCCAATACGATACCATTGAAACCGTGTCGCGCTGGTTGGAGGAGAACAAACTGACATTATGA
- the eno gene encoding phosphopyruvate hydratase: MSNKTNISEIRAREIIDSRGNPTVEADVILASGVMGRAAVPSGASTGSREAIELRDNDSSRYLGKGVRTAVANVNGEIRDALVGMDATQQAQLDEKMIALDGTDNKARLGANALLAVSMASAKAAAAAVNLPLYRYLNPGDEYQMPVPMMNIINGGSHADNSVDLQEFMIMPVGAPSLSEAVRYGAEVFHALKKVLNSRGLNTAVGDEGGFAPDLPSNEAAIEIILEAVEKAGYKAGKDIYIGIDAASSEFYKAGKYELASEGKSLSSEQMVDVLEAWVNKFPILSIEDGLDENDWDGWGGLTQRLGGRIQLVGDDLFVTNTKILQEGISKGIANSILIKVNQIGTLTETLAAIELAKSSGYTAVISHRSGETEDATIADLAVATNAGQIKTGSLSRSDRIAKYNQLIRIEEELGAKAVYPGKAVFKQLS; the protein is encoded by the coding sequence GTGAGTAATAAGACAAATATTTCCGAAATTCGTGCCCGAGAGATTATTGATTCCCGAGGCAATCCCACGGTGGAAGCGGATGTGATTCTGGCTTCCGGCGTCATGGGACGTGCGGCGGTACCTTCCGGTGCGTCTACCGGATCTCGCGAAGCGATCGAACTGAGGGATAATGATAGCAGTCGTTATCTGGGCAAAGGGGTTCGTACGGCGGTAGCCAATGTGAATGGTGAAATTCGTGATGCCTTGGTGGGTATGGATGCCACTCAGCAAGCACAGTTGGATGAGAAAATGATTGCCCTGGACGGTACGGACAACAAAGCCCGTTTGGGGGCCAATGCCTTGTTGGCTGTTTCCATGGCAAGTGCCAAAGCGGCCGCCGCCGCTGTTAATCTGCCCTTGTATCGCTACTTGAATCCCGGTGATGAATATCAAATGCCGGTCCCCATGATGAATATCATCAATGGCGGTTCTCACGCCGATAACAGCGTGGACTTACAGGAATTTATGATTATGCCTGTGGGGGCTCCCAGTCTTAGTGAAGCCGTGCGTTACGGTGCGGAAGTATTTCATGCTCTGAAAAAAGTATTAAACAGCCGGGGGTTGAACACCGCGGTTGGAGACGAGGGAGGTTTTGCACCGGATTTACCTTCCAACGAAGCGGCGATTGAAATCATTCTGGAAGCGGTGGAAAAAGCCGGCTACAAAGCCGGTAAAGACATTTATATCGGTATTGATGCGGCGTCTTCTGAATTTTATAAAGCGGGCAAATACGAGTTGGCTTCGGAAGGTAAAAGCCTGAGTTCAGAACAAATGGTGGATGTGCTGGAAGCCTGGGTCAATAAGTTTCCTATTTTGAGTATTGAAGACGGCCTGGATGAAAATGACTGGGACGGATGGGGTGGGTTGACTCAACGTCTGGGCGGCAGAATTCAATTGGTAGGTGATGACTTGTTTGTTACCAATACTAAGATTTTGCAGGAAGGCATAAGCAAAGGTATCGCCAATTCCATTCTCATTAAGGTAAACCAAATCGGTACTTTGACAGAGACCTTGGCGGCCATAGAATTGGCTAAATCCTCCGGCTACACGGCTGTGATTTCACACCGGTCCGGTGAAACAGAGGATGCAACCATTGCGGATCTGGCTGTGGCTACCAACGCCGGTCAGATTAAGACCGGTTCCTTGTCTCGTTCCGATCGTATTGCCAAATACAATCAGTTGATTCGAATTGAGGAAGAACTGGGTGCCAAAGCCGTTTATCCCGGTAAGGCTGTATTCAAACAATTGAGCTAG
- the ispD gene encoding 2-C-methyl-D-erythritol 4-phosphate cytidylyltransferase, with protein MESRQGRRFWGVIPAAGAGKRMGSQVPKQYLPLAGKTVMQHSVEALLQHPELNTAVVAVSQDDSYWSELALALPGKTVHRTEGGQERCHSVLNALEALGSLGAEATDWVLVHDAARPCVRAEDIQTLIQTLQNDPVGGLLAVPVSDTIKRAVVCNADKTGTEGHSRVETTVERSDLWQAQTPQMFPLRALTDALHQALQQGYLVTDEASAMEFAGHQPRLVPGRTDNIKITRAEDLALAEFYIHRRNDS; from the coding sequence ATGGAGAGCAGGCAAGGCCGGCGTTTCTGGGGGGTGATACCTGCGGCTGGTGCGGGTAAACGCATGGGATCCCAAGTACCCAAACAGTATTTGCCTCTCGCGGGTAAAACCGTGATGCAGCACTCCGTTGAAGCTCTATTACAACATCCGGAACTGAATACAGCGGTCGTTGCCGTGTCTCAGGACGATTCCTATTGGTCAGAATTGGCATTGGCACTCCCGGGGAAAACCGTGCACCGAACAGAGGGTGGGCAGGAGCGCTGCCACTCGGTATTGAATGCATTGGAGGCGCTGGGCAGCTTGGGCGCAGAAGCTACGGACTGGGTCTTGGTGCATGACGCTGCTCGACCTTGTGTGCGCGCTGAAGACATTCAAACCCTGATTCAAACTTTGCAAAACGACCCGGTGGGCGGCCTGTTGGCGGTCCCCGTCAGCGACACTATCAAACGGGCTGTGGTATGCAATGCGGATAAAACCGGTACAGAGGGGCACAGCAGAGTAGAAACCACGGTGGAACGCAGCGATTTGTGGCAGGCACAAACCCCGCAAATGTTTCCTTTGCGTGCCTTGACCGATGCGCTACACCAAGCCTTGCAGCAAGGCTACTTAGTGACTGATGAAGCGTCCGCCATGGAATTCGCGGGTCATCAACCGCGACTGGTTCCAGGACGCACCGACAATATCAAAATCACTCGCGCTGAGGATTTAGCCCTGGCGGAATTTTATATACATCGGCGTAACGATTCTTAG
- a CDS encoding DedA family protein → MKLFSPLYERAMRWAAHRHAQWYLAVLSFAESSFFPIPPDVMLAPMALANTRRAWYFASLTTVTSVLGGVLGYLIGAFAFDVIEPVIITWGYMEKYQLAVNWFTDYGVWVIFIAGFSPIPYKVFTIASGVVAMAFVPFLLASILGRGARFFLVAGLMVWGGSKMQEVLNRHVDRIGWATVVLAVLGFVIMELR, encoded by the coding sequence ATGAAATTGTTTTCACCCTTGTATGAAAGAGCCATGCGGTGGGCTGCGCACCGTCATGCTCAATGGTATTTGGCAGTGTTGAGTTTTGCTGAATCATCTTTTTTCCCCATTCCTCCTGATGTGATGTTGGCACCGATGGCTTTAGCCAACACACGGCGCGCCTGGTACTTCGCATCATTGACTACAGTAACATCCGTGCTTGGTGGCGTATTAGGTTATCTCATTGGTGCATTTGCATTTGATGTGATTGAGCCGGTAATAATCACTTGGGGCTACATGGAAAAATATCAATTGGCGGTGAATTGGTTTACAGACTATGGAGTCTGGGTAATTTTCATAGCAGGGTTTTCACCCATTCCCTACAAAGTGTTTACCATAGCCTCCGGTGTAGTGGCTATGGCTTTTGTGCCCTTCCTGTTAGCTTCCATTTTAGGAAGGGGGGCTCGGTTTTTTCTGGTTGCCGGACTCATGGTATGGGGTGGCAGTAAAATGCAGGAAGTGTTAAATCGTCATGTTGATCGCATTGGTTGGGCAACAGTAGTTTTAGCTGTGTTAGGGTTTGTGATTATGGAACTGCGGTAA
- the truD gene encoding tRNA pseudouridine(13) synthase TruD, translating into MSDPLLEQFQHHLQELAFAFGAPQAKGRLRCSPTDFKVWEQLSFTPSGDGEHWFFQIEKTGLNTEEVVSHLANQLKVSKVDIGYAGLKDKHAVTTQWFSVKLAGRDVPAAAQIDTDQLQVQQMLRNQRKLKTGAIAQNRFEIRVNELQGDREWICERVNTIRERGVPNYFGEQRFGHNGQNLFRAREMLQGRKVKSRHLRGLYYSAIRSFLFNRVLSHRVEQRCWNQALPGDAMSLDGSRSSFIAEHIDTEIERRLTEFDIHPSGPLPGTCGKSGLASGQAAELEQAILEPYQELCSQLQASGLSQQRRALRLVVPDIELSLQDDVLQLAFSLPSGAYATTVLRELVS; encoded by the coding sequence ATGTCTGATCCGCTCCTGGAGCAATTCCAACATCACCTCCAAGAATTGGCCTTTGCCTTTGGTGCGCCTCAAGCGAAAGGTCGCTTACGATGCAGTCCCACGGATTTTAAAGTGTGGGAACAACTCTCTTTTACTCCCAGTGGTGACGGTGAACATTGGTTTTTCCAAATCGAAAAAACCGGGTTGAATACCGAGGAGGTGGTATCCCACTTGGCCAATCAGTTAAAAGTCAGCAAAGTGGACATAGGCTATGCGGGTCTAAAAGACAAACATGCCGTCACTACACAGTGGTTCAGTGTCAAGCTGGCAGGTAGAGATGTACCGGCAGCAGCACAAATTGATACGGACCAGTTGCAAGTGCAGCAAATGTTGCGCAACCAGCGCAAACTGAAAACCGGCGCTATTGCGCAAAACCGGTTTGAAATTCGCGTTAATGAACTTCAGGGCGATCGGGAATGGATTTGCGAGCGTGTCAACACTATCCGCGAGCGTGGTGTACCCAATTATTTTGGTGAGCAACGTTTCGGTCACAATGGGCAGAACCTGTTTCGGGCCAGGGAGATGTTGCAGGGAAGAAAAGTCAAAAGTCGCCATTTACGCGGGCTGTACTATTCCGCCATCCGTTCTTTTTTGTTCAACCGGGTATTATCTCATCGTGTGGAGCAACGGTGTTGGAATCAAGCCTTGCCGGGCGACGCCATGTCCTTGGATGGCAGTCGTTCCAGTTTTATTGCCGAGCATATCGACACAGAAATTGAGCGTCGCCTCACGGAGTTTGATATCCATCCCAGTGGCCCCTTGCCGGGGACTTGCGGTAAGAGTGGTTTGGCGAGCGGGCAGGCAGCGGAATTGGAACAAGCCATATTAGAGCCGTATCAGGAGCTTTGTTCCCAGTTACAAGCCAGTGGCTTAAGCCAGCAGCGGCGCGCCTTACGCCTGGTGGTGCCCGATATTGAGCTGAGCCTTCAGGATGATGTTCTGCAACTGGCTTTCAGTCTACCCTCCGGTGCTTACGCCACCACAGTATTGAGAGAGTTAGTGTCGTAG
- the kdsA gene encoding 3-deoxy-8-phosphooctulonate synthase: MKLCDFKVGVDQPFFLIAGTCVIESEQLALDTAGYLQELCAKLQIPLIYKSSFDKANRSSSKSYRGPGMEQGLRILEKVRQQIGVPVLTDVHEDTPLNEVAQVVDVMQTPAFLCRQTNFIQAVAQQGVPVNIKKGQFMAPWDMQNVVDKVREVGNEQVMVCERGVSFGYNTLISDMRGLVIMRQTGCPVVFDATHSVQQPGGQGTRSGGQRQFVPVLARAAVAAGISGLFMETHPNPDQALSDGPNSWPLDKMEALLVSLKEIDTAVKASALALD; the protein is encoded by the coding sequence ATGAAATTATGCGATTTTAAAGTGGGTGTGGATCAGCCTTTTTTCCTTATTGCCGGTACCTGCGTTATCGAGAGCGAGCAGCTGGCTTTGGATACGGCGGGCTATTTGCAAGAACTCTGCGCTAAGCTGCAAATTCCCCTGATTTACAAGTCCTCATTTGATAAGGCCAATCGTTCGTCCAGCAAGAGTTACCGTGGTCCGGGCATGGAACAAGGGCTTAGAATCCTGGAAAAGGTGCGACAGCAGATTGGTGTTCCGGTGTTGACGGATGTGCATGAAGACACGCCTCTGAACGAAGTGGCTCAAGTGGTGGACGTGATGCAGACCCCGGCCTTTTTGTGTCGCCAGACCAATTTCATCCAGGCAGTGGCCCAACAGGGTGTACCGGTGAATATTAAAAAAGGTCAATTCATGGCGCCCTGGGATATGCAGAATGTGGTGGACAAAGTCAGGGAAGTGGGTAACGAGCAGGTAATGGTGTGTGAACGGGGGGTTTCTTTTGGCTACAATACCCTCATATCCGATATGCGTGGTTTGGTGATTATGCGCCAAACCGGCTGTCCGGTGGTTTTTGATGCGACTCATTCGGTACAGCAGCCGGGAGGGCAGGGAACCCGTTCCGGTGGGCAGCGCCAGTTTGTGCCGGTCCTGGCTCGTGCGGCGGTGGCGGCCGGTATTTCCGGTTTGTTTATGGAAACCCATCCCAACCCGGATCAAGCCTTGAGTGACGGGCCCAATTCCTGGCCACTGGACAAAATGGAAGCCTTACTGGTTTCTCTAAAAGAAATTGATACTGCCGTCAAAGCGTCTGCCTTGGCCCTGGATTGA
- a CDS encoding CTP synthase → MTKFIFITGGVVSSLGKGIASASLAAVLEARGLKVTMMKLDPYINVDPGTMSPFQHGEVFVTNDGAETDLDLGHYERFVRTTMTQRNNYTTGRIYSDVIRKERQGDYLGGTVQVIPHITDEIKRRVMESAGDADVSMVEIGGTVGDIESLPFLEAIRQMGVELGHDRTLFIHLTLLPYIPTAGELKTKPTQHSVKELRSIGIQPDVLICRADRPVPADERRKIALFTNVEERAVVSAIDVDSIYKIPMMLEEQDLDDIVVEKLKLEHIPKPDLSQWQAVVDALDNPTGEVDIHMVGKYMDLTEAYKSLSEALVHAGIHTRTKVNIKYIDSEQIEKEGTRCLEGTQAILVPGGFGDRGVEGKIEAVHYARTHNIPYLGICLGMQVAVIEYARNVAKLDGAHSTEFDPESEHPVIALITEWTTETGKIERRTESSDLGGTMRLGGQACQLMQDSRIRELYGKDVIVERHRHRYEFNNRYLKILEEAGLAITGKSSDNNLVEVVEIPSHPWFIACQFHPEFTSTPRDGHPLFSSFVDAARQFRQTRNLEKTA, encoded by the coding sequence ATGACAAAATTTATTTTTATTACGGGCGGTGTGGTGTCTTCCCTGGGTAAAGGCATTGCATCGGCGTCTTTGGCTGCGGTGTTGGAAGCGCGTGGTTTAAAAGTAACCATGATGAAACTGGATCCTTACATTAATGTGGACCCCGGTACCATGAGTCCTTTTCAGCACGGCGAAGTGTTTGTGACCAATGATGGCGCCGAAACCGACTTGGATTTGGGGCATTACGAACGCTTTGTGCGAACCACTATGACCCAACGGAATAATTACACCACTGGTCGTATTTATTCCGATGTGATCCGTAAGGAACGTCAGGGGGATTATCTCGGCGGCACGGTTCAGGTCATTCCGCACATTACCGATGAGATCAAGCGCCGGGTTATGGAAAGCGCCGGAGATGCGGATGTTTCCATGGTGGAAATTGGCGGTACGGTCGGGGATATTGAGTCTTTGCCCTTTCTTGAGGCCATACGGCAAATGGGTGTGGAGCTGGGGCACGATCGCACCTTGTTCATACACCTGACCTTATTGCCCTATATACCCACCGCAGGGGAGCTTAAAACCAAGCCCACGCAGCACAGTGTTAAGGAATTGCGCAGTATCGGCATCCAGCCGGATGTGTTGATTTGTCGCGCCGATCGTCCCGTACCGGCGGACGAGCGTCGTAAAATCGCCTTGTTCACCAATGTGGAAGAGCGGGCTGTGGTTTCCGCTATTGATGTGGACAGTATTTACAAAATTCCCATGATGCTGGAAGAGCAGGATCTGGATGATATTGTGGTAGAAAAGCTCAAGCTGGAACACATTCCAAAGCCGGACTTATCGCAATGGCAGGCGGTAGTGGATGCGCTGGACAATCCCACCGGCGAGGTGGACATCCACATGGTGGGTAAATACATGGACTTGACGGAAGCGTATAAATCCTTATCCGAGGCCTTGGTCCATGCGGGAATTCACACCCGTACCAAAGTGAATATCAAGTATATTGATTCCGAGCAGATTGAAAAAGAAGGCACCCGCTGCCTGGAAGGGACTCAGGCCATATTGGTTCCCGGTGGTTTTGGTGATCGCGGTGTGGAAGGTAAAATTGAGGCGGTTCACTATGCTCGTACTCATAATATTCCCTATCTGGGTATATGTTTGGGTATGCAGGTCGCAGTTATTGAGTATGCTCGCAACGTGGCGAAACTGGACGGAGCTCACAGCACTGAATTTGACCCCGAATCCGAGCATCCGGTAATCGCTTTGATTACGGAATGGACCACTGAGACCGGCAAAATCGAAAGACGCACCGAATCGTCGGATTTGGGCGGTACCATGCGCCTGGGCGGTCAGGCCTGTCAGTTGATGCAAGATTCCCGGATTCGCGAATTGTACGGTAAGGACGTCATTGTGGAGCGGCACCGGCATCGCTATGAATTCAATAATCGCTACCTCAAGATATTAGAGGAGGCCGGTTTGGCCATTACCGGAAAGTCATCGGATAACAACCTGGTGGAGGTGGTGGAAATTCCGTCTCATCCTTGGTTTATTGCCTGTCAGTTCCATCCCGAGTTTACCTCCACACCGCGCGATGGCCATCCCCTGTTTAGTTCCTTTGTGGATGCGGCACGGCAGTTTCGACAGACCCGAAATTTAGAAAAGACGGCTTAG
- the ispF gene encoding 2-C-methyl-D-erythritol 2,4-cyclodiphosphate synthase — translation MRIGHGFDAHRFGDGDKVILGGVSIAHDKGLQAHSDGDVLLHALCDALLGAAGLGDIGRHFPDTSAEYENIDSRILLRHVMQELSSRHWGVANCDMTLVAQQPRLAQHVPAMCNNIATDLGIKPDCVNVKATTTEGMGYTGRAEGIAAHAVVLLVKTDV, via the coding sequence ATGCGAATAGGACACGGTTTTGATGCACACCGTTTTGGCGACGGGGACAAGGTTATTTTGGGTGGTGTCAGCATCGCTCACGACAAAGGTCTGCAGGCCCATTCCGATGGTGATGTATTGCTGCACGCTCTGTGTGATGCTCTATTAGGAGCAGCCGGTTTGGGTGATATAGGTCGCCATTTCCCCGATACCAGCGCCGAGTACGAGAATATCGACAGTCGTATTCTGTTGCGTCACGTCATGCAGGAACTGAGTTCACGACATTGGGGCGTGGCCAACTGTGATATGACACTGGTGGCGCAACAACCTCGCCTGGCGCAACACGTACCCGCTATGTGCAACAATATCGCTACCGATTTGGGCATAAAGCCGGATTGTGTCAATGTGAAGGCAACCACTACCGAGGGCATGGGCTACACCGGTCGTGCCGAAGGAATAGCGGCACATGCCGTGGTGTTGCTGGTAAAAACGGATGTCTGA